One window of Deinococcus malanensis genomic DNA carries:
- a CDS encoding type IV pilus modification PilV family protein, producing the protein MKGPSAGLSLVEVLVALALFSVVSAAVLALFPSVFRLNSQTRADQSVTIAAKHYLEQVRARYSTQSGFDAASLPETPPASILNSYTCTPSVSTLESPFIAPGQIKRVTLSCTHASQPTLTFVLDFGRPL; encoded by the coding sequence GTGAAGGGTCCCTCCGCTGGCCTGAGCCTGGTCGAGGTGCTGGTGGCCCTGGCTCTTTTCTCGGTGGTGTCGGCAGCGGTGCTGGCGCTGTTTCCTTCGGTCTTCAGGCTCAACAGTCAGACGCGGGCCGATCAGTCCGTGACCATTGCAGCCAAGCACTACCTGGAACAGGTCCGCGCCCGGTACAGTACTCAGAGCGGCTTCGACGCTGCCTCGCTGCCGGAGACACCGCCCGCCAGCATCCTGAACAGCTACACCTGCACACCCTCAGTGAGCACGCTGGAGAGCCCCTTCATCGCGCCGGGGCAGATCAAGCGCGTGACCCTGTCGTGCACCCATGCAAGCCAACCCACGCTGACCTTTGTGCTGGACTTCGGCAGGCCGCTGTGA
- a CDS encoding prepilin-type N-terminal cleavage/methylation domain-containing protein → MTSHGFSLIEALIVMAIVGTLAAVAIGSYARWRASSTVMEAAQQFSQAVTTTRTGAKSTNTCWQIRLSAPLASATSYEIRHFPDETCTGTPTQEQTHALPRGTVIRLTGASSAGTNNVNFAPPYATTDPAPNTYLVQWSAAPSIRRTVRITSILGKVVVK, encoded by the coding sequence TTGACCTCTCACGGTTTTTCCCTGATCGAGGCCCTGATCGTGATGGCGATTGTGGGCACTCTGGCGGCCGTGGCTATCGGCAGCTACGCCCGCTGGCGCGCGAGCAGCACCGTCATGGAAGCGGCACAGCAGTTCTCGCAGGCAGTCACGACCACACGCACCGGGGCCAAGAGCACGAATACCTGCTGGCAGATTCGCCTGAGTGCGCCGCTGGCCAGTGCCACCAGCTATGAGATCCGGCACTTCCCGGACGAGACCTGCACCGGCACACCCACGCAGGAACAGACCCATGCCCTGCCACGCGGCACAGTCATCCGGCTGACCGGGGCGTCCAGCGCAGGCACCAACAACGTCAACTTCGCCCCGCCCTATGCCACGACCGATCCCGCGCCGAACACCTACCTCGTGCAGTGGAGCGCGGCCCCCAGCATCCGGCGCACCGTACGCATTACCAGCATTCTCGGAAAGGTCGTGGTCAAGTGA